In Bradyrhizobium sp. 170, the DNA window TGGAACGCCCAAACATCCCGGACTGCATCTGCGTAGGAAAACATCGCGCCATCGCCATACAGCTCGAGTTGGTAGAAAAGCGCGATCACGGCAAACGCAGCGGACCAGGTCAGGCCTACCCCGATAATGAGATTGAGATACCGGAATGCGAGATCATCAAGGCGCAAAACGCGGCCTGGCATGTCATCGCGTAAGGTAGGATATCGCTTTTAAGCGAATAGAAGAATCGCAAGCTTAGGACTTTTCGCAAACCGAAGCCTTCAGATTAATGATTTTGTGACCGGAGCGTGCCGCCTTCGTCGTTAAGTACCGCCTGTTGTGGGGGGTGACCGGCGCTTGAAGCGCGACGCGGGCAGTGATCTCGATTCCGGCTTTTGTGAGCCCGTCGAGCTTGGCTGGATTGTTGGTGAGCAGGACGATCCGCGTGCAATTCAGGGTTCGCAGCATCAGCGCAGCAACGCCGTAGTCGCGCTCATCGTCTTCGAATCCGAGCGTCGTGTTGGCATCACGCGTATCGAGCCCGCTGTCCTGCAGCCGATAGGCTCTCATCTTGTTCGCAAGGCCGATACCACGACCTTCCTGCGCCATATATAGAATGACGCCGCTGCCAAGGCTTTCTAGGCGGGCGAGGGCGAGCCGAAGCTGGTCACCACAGTCGCATCGCTGCGAGCCGAACACATCTCCGGTCAGGCATGCCGAATGAAGCCGAACCGGGACAGGTTGAGTAAAATCTGGCTTTCCGACAATGATGGCGACCTGATCCGCGCCGAGAGGGTCCCGAAACACGACAAAGCGCGCCGCTGTGCCTGACGCCAATGGAATCGTTGCTTCGCTCACGAGCGCAAATGCATTCGTCGCGTCCGCGGCAAACCGATTGACCGCGTCCGCTTCGACTGTAACGATCAAGTCCATCAAGGCGTCGTTGCGGTTCGGCATCACGTTCGCTGCGAGCACCGCCGGCAGGCTGCGGCTCAACTTGGCGAGCCGGATTGCCGCCGTGGCAGCACGACTTGCAGTCTCCGCCGTTCCTGCAAAGTGCCCCTCGTTTTCAGCACTGGCAGCGAGGTCGAAGATGGTGCTCACGCCGACCACCGGGGAAAGCGGTAAGGCCATTGCGGTCGATGCCTTGATGCCGATCGAGCGGGCTCGCTGTTGCGTGACGACGAGTTTCGGCGCGTTCGGCCTGCATAGGACCGCAAAATCACCCAGGCGTTGTTCGTCAAGCCCGTCGACCGGCAAAGCGAGCAAGGATTCGCCGGATGCGCTAATACGAATCGGTCTTCGCGCCTGCAGCTCGCTCAAGGCGCGGCTGACACTGATGCATTCCGCGTTGCCAAGCAGGGCTGAATTTGCAGACGAATGCGCGGCGCTCATTCGTGGGTGACCTTCCTTTACCGGGCGCGTTCGTAGAACACCGAGAATTCAGAATCATTCCGCTAGAAATCAGATGGATTTCTGCAGCCGAGTGGTCAATAGTAGCATTGATCGTTCACAGGTTCCGGATTTTGATCTCTGCCGTGTTGCTTGGCAAATTACGCACCCGTGAATTCGCGTCTTCCGATGCATGGGAGAGCTTTGTCCAGCGTTTTCGTCGAGGACAGCAACCCCTTCCTCAAGCCTGGGCGGATCTGTTTGGCCCGTTGCGCAACGGGGGAGTGGACGATCTCGTGATTGTGGGGCAAATCGGCCAATCGCTCGATGGACGCATTGCGACGGCTACCGGCCATTCAAAGTATATCAATTGCCCGGCTGGCATTGAACACCTCCATCGGCTGCGTGCGCTCGTCGACATTGTCGTCATTGGCGTTGGGACTGCCGTCGCTGACGATCCGCAATTGACGGTCAGACAAGTCGCCGGCCCTCAGCCGGCGCGTGCCGTGATCGATCCAAGAGGTCGCCTCGGGGCCAATGCGAGATTGTTCGCCGACGATGGTGTTCGCCGCCTGCTAATCACCGCAGAGGGCACACGTTGCACGCTGCCTCCCGGGGTTGAAGTTGTGACCCTGCCGGCCCAAGATGGAAATATAGCTCCATCCGCCATCGTTGCCTCGCTGACGCGGAGAGGGATGCGCCGCGTGTTGATCGAGGGCGGCGCTGACACCCTTTCGCGCTTTATCGCGGCCCGATGTCTCGATCGTCTGCATATAACCGTCTCGCCCGTCATGTTGGGCGCCGGAGGCCCTGGCATCGAGTTGCCGCCGCTCGAGCGGGCCGATCAGGCCCACCGTATGCCTGTGCGCGTGCACATGATCGAGGATGACGTACTGTTTGATTGCGACCTGTCGGCTCAGCGCGTGGTACTCGGTGTGGCAAAGAAGTCGACCTGACCTGCGCGCACCGCTGAAACGCCTTTGCGGAATGCGGCTTTTCTTCTGACCAGCCAGTTGTCGATTTCGGGCCGGGATAGCGGTTCGATTTCACACACGGAGGCTGCCACCGCACGGCGAAGACGACGTGTTCACCACAAGGGCGCCTCATATTGCGCGCGGGCGACGTGTGACTCTGAGAGCGTGATGCGCAGGGCGTTGAGCTCCCGGCCGGGACGGCCGAGTTCGCCAGCTCGGGCCGGCTTCGCCAGTCCGTCGAAAATATACTTGGACAGAAATTCCGTAGTGGTGTTGCTGCCCTTGAACTCGGGCACGTCGTCGAGATTGCGGTAGTTGAGTGGCACCAGTACCGCCTTAAGCGCATTGTGGGCGCGGCCGATGTCGATCACAATTCCATTGATGTCGAGGGTGTCCGCGATGAAGGCCGCATCGACCACGAAAGTCGCCCCGTGCAACGTCTGCGCGGGTCCGAAAACCGCGCCCCGGAAAGAATGAGCGATCATGATGTGGTCGCGAACTTCGATGGTGAACAAGGAAGCTCCTTACGAATAAATGACGGGTTGGCAGAGTATGCCGGTCTTGGCGTCGAGAATTCCCGGCAGTTGATCCGGCAAATCTCCAAACGCAATCGCTGGTGCCAGCAATGCGTCGAGCCGTTGATCGTTGAGCAGTGCGACGGCGGACGCGAGACGGCGGACGCGCGTCCAGCGCGGACGGTGCGATGGGGCAACGCGCCCGACCTGGCTTGATATCAGCCGAAGCCGGCGGCTATGGAAGGAGCCGCCTAGCATTGCGGTCACTGCGGCGTCACCATACCAACTCATCTCGAGCACAGTAGCCTCGTCTCCGCCTAGTTCGAGCGCCGTTCGTAGTCCATCGGGCGAACCGCTGGCGTGAACGATGAGGTCGCAGTCACCTCTTCCTTTCCCGGGTTCAGCGAAACTAACCCCGAGTGTTTCTGCCAATTTCGCCCGGCCTGGATTGATATCCACAAGCGTGACATCCGTACCAGGAATCCGCCCGCACAAATACGCGACGAGAGAACCGACGACGCCAGCCCCTACGACAGCGATGCGGTCGGCTGGTGCCGGTGTAGCATCCCACACGCCGTTGAGCGCGGTTTCCATGTTGGCTGCCAGCACCGCGCGTCGTGGTGGCACGTCCTCCGGAAGCGCGACCGCTGCGCTCGCGGGGATGTTGAAAGCGGTCTGGTGCGGGAAGAGCGCGAAGACGTTCTTGCCCTGCAAGGCGCCTCCGCCGCTCTCGACCCGTCCGACGGCGGCGTAGCCGTACTTGACGGGAAAGGGAAAACTACCCGCCATGAATGGCGCGCGCATCCTTTCGAATTCGCTGACGGGTACGCGCCCACCAAACACCAGTGATTCGGTGCCCCGACTGATTGCGCTATAGATGGTTTTCACGCGTACTTCGCCTGCGCGGGGCGGAGCCATCTCTTCCCGCCGAATCTCGACCTGTCCGGGTCCGCGATACCATAGGGCCGAGGCAATATCGGTACTCGCACTAGCAGCCATTTTCTTAAATCTCGGACTGGAATTCCCAACGGCTTGACGTGTTATAAGCGGTAGTCTGCACCGCCCGTCGGCGAATGAAAAGCATAACCTCTTTGCTACGGGCACACCCGATCTGGCGGCGCTTCTCTTTGTTCGCGGTCACCTTGCCCTGAAAGGTGACAGGGTTTTGTATGCCGTGATCGGCTTCGTCATCATGCATTTTTCACCGATGCCGTTGCTGCAGTGATACCCGCGGCCGGATTGATCCAGGGCAACGAACCCGTGACGGCGTCGACTGCAATTCTCCTGTACGTTCGCAACGAACATCATCCAAACTAGGAACCGATACTCGACGGCCAAGCAAGGCCGCCCCAACGCCGCGAGCGGGCAGAAGGAAATGGTAATGCGATAAGGCAAGAAATCCAAAGTACGCGTGGACTTGGGTGACTGTGCCCAGAGACGACTCGCCCAATGCAAGGGGCTTTCAGCTGAACTCCCACCGTCAGACGGAAATGAGCGCATAGGGCAACCCCGAAGGCTTCTGCACGCCCATGGCGACGTTGTACACCCGCGCTCCGGCGGGCGTGCGGCCTCATACTTCCCGCGATGCGCATGACCATGCACGACGGCGCATACCTTGAAGCGGTCAATGGTTTCTGCAAGGCGCGAGCACCCGAGGAAGGGATAAATTTCGAGAGGTTCACCCTCCACCGTGTCGACAATCGGGGCATAGTGAAGGACCACGACGGCGCGCCGGCTGTTCACCGTGCGCATGATGTTCTCCAGCCGCATCGCTTCATTCATCGCTTCGGCAACAAACGTCTTGATCGCCGGCTCGCCGAAAGAGCTTAGCATTCGTGGACCAAATCCGCCGGCAAAGCCCTTCACGCCAATAAATGCCACGCCATTAACTTCGGCTGCCTGGCCATCGAGCAGGTGTACGCCCGCGTCACAAAGGATTCGTTTCACCTCGTCGGCATGTCCCGACTCGTAATCGTGGTTCCCAAGGACGCCGATTACTGGGACAGAGCAGGCACGCAGCTCTTTAGCGAGGATTTCCGCCTGTGCCGGAGTTCCCGTATCGGTGAGGTCGCCGCAAAGGACCAGGGCGCCGGCACTCTTCGAGATTGCTTGAAACAATTCGCGGAGCGAGCCCGACTGCCCATCCTTCACATGAAGATCGCCCATGCCTGCAAATGTGAATGAACTTGCATCATCGTTCATTGCCGCACTCGTCTTCGACGTTCAGGAAGCCCCACTTCTCGGTCGCACTTCGGTAATCGGAGCTGGAAAGCAACCGACCGCGGCAGAGTTTCGTCGCCGGTGGCGGACCTTCCCGCTGCCGACTCAATCGTTCAAGAAGATCGTCAAGCAGCCAATCTGGAATGGCATCTCGCTCACTCGGATAGATCCAACGAAACGTGAGCAGATGACAAAGCAGTATCTCCCAATGTGGGTTCATGTACATGATCAGGCGCTGCCAATCGATTGCCTCTCGCTGCTTAAGAATGAGATGGACGATATCGACGCCATCATGACGGTTCCGCTTCTGGATGAACGCCTTGGTCCAGATCAGCTCGGTGGGGTTGATCACAGGCACGCAATGCCCGAGCACTTGAGCCTGTGTTGCATACTGAAACCACTCTTCCTGAACCGGCACGGCGCCATTGCTGGAACCAAAGATGACGTCGACGAAATCGCGACCGCGGTGAACTTTTCCCAGCCAACTCTCATTCGCCGATACCCGATTGTTCCGCTGTAGGTGAGAGAGTAGGCGAGGGAATTCCGCGGCAGTCGTAAAAATGTCTAGGTCCTTTGTCGGGTACCGCGCATGGGTATAAAGATTTACGGCGTACCCGCCTCCGATCATGAACGGAAGGTCCGATTCGAGGAGATCCCTCAGGACAATTGAATAGAACTGCTCCGTTTGGGTAAGAGCCGCGAGTTTGAACGCATCGACATCTGTCGAACGTACCGTACCCGGCGCTGGGCGATCTCGCGCGTGCACTGACCACTCCATTTGGTCCTCAATACCAATCGGCGCGCATCCTGGAAGTGCCATCCGCGGACCTCGCACGACGTCGCCAGAAATAGGTTTGCCCGAATCCCAGAGACATCGGTGGATCACATCCTCCGCCTCGGTGAACCGGTGAGCGGTCACAGCTTGCGGCTACCAACAATCGGCATTTCCGAGATTAAGCCTACCGGACATAGTAGGGACACGACAAAACTAGTGACACGATGCCGAGCCCCACTCATTTACCGATCGTCTCGATTGCGCTGGCAAACAGTCGGGCGGAACCTTGCCAAGTGGGGAGCTGAGCCGCTGCCGCGCGAGCATTCGCGGCAAGCCGCCGCCGTTGATGCGGATCGCCGATCAGACGGCGCAGTGCCTGCGACAATGCGATCGGATCGTCCGGAGGCACCAGCAGACCGGCCTCCGCCGGCACTGTTTCTGGGATCGCGCCCGCCCTGGTAGACACGACCGGAAGGCCGTGCCCGATCGCTTCGGCGAGCGCCATCCCATACCCTTCGAAACGCGACGCAAGAACAAATATGTCGGATGCCAAATAGAGTTCGGTGATGCGCTCAGCCGGCACGGCGCCGAGCACCGTGACCTTGTCGCCGAGGCCGTAGGCCTCGATGTCGGCGTCAAGCTTCGCGGCGGCCGCCGGGTTGCGGGTCCGGTCACCCGCGATCGTCAGCCGCCAAGGCATGTCGGCAAGTGTGACCAGAGCAGCAATCAGCAGATCGTATCCTTTGCCTGGTACCACCGAACCAATCGAGAGAAGCCGAACGACGCCATCGTTGCTGCCGGGCGCTGACGGAACAGGATCATTACCCGGTCGGACCACGCTGACGCGCTGAGCCGGGACGTCGTAATCAGCGATCACAATCCGGGCGGTTGCCTCACTCGTGACCACGACGTGCGCGGCAGCAGCGAGCGCCGCGCGCTCGCTCTCGCGGAAGACGTCTGCCTGCGTTCTGTCTAGACCGGAGTGCAGAGCAAGCGGTTGATGCACCAAAGCGATGAGGGGTGTGCGGGATCGGAGCGCGCCGGCCTCGGGCAGGGCCCCGAATGCAAGCCCATCGAGCACCATCGGACAGCCGGCCGGCACCGCGGACAGTATCGCCAGCGCGGTCGCGCGCTGCGCGATGCTCGGGAATGGAAAGCTGCTGCCTATGTTGGCGACATCGACGTGCCAACCGAGCCGCCGAAGCTCTTGGATGATGCGTCGATCATAGCGATAACCTCCGGTCGGCGTGGCGAGATCACCCGGCACGGCGAACACAAGGTGCAGTTCATTGTATGGAAACGTGCGCACGCTGCGGATCCTGCGATGGTTGCGGCAAGTCAGACGGATTTGCGCGAGCCGCAAGCCGAACAATATCCGTCTTCATGACGGCCATTCCTTTCGCTGCTAGGTAGGTTTCGCTTCCTTCCAGGCGCATAGTGAGAGGCCGCCGCGAAAAGAATCCAAGCGAGCGTGCCGCCCGATGACATCAAGCATGGTCAGCAGTAGCGCAGCGAGGGCGGGCACGTCTCCTTTGGGAATGAACGTCCAGGGAACAGAGCGACCGCGGCTAAACCCAGCTTGGTCCAGCAGCACGGAAAATTCTTCGCGAGTCAGTATTCGGTCACTAGAAAGGTGCTTGGTGCCAAACCCCAACATAGGTGCTATCGTCCGATACCAAACGTAATCGGCATCCGGTGTCAGGCAGAAAAAACGGCCACCAATCTTCAGCACCCTATAGATGCTTGCCAACGCCGCTCGCTTGTCTAGCATATGCTCGAAGGCACCGGTACAAATCGCCAGATCGACCGACTGGTCCGGGATTGCGTTCAGCTCCTCGGCGTTGCCCACTTCGAACGTAAGGTTGGCTTTCCAGGCTGAGTTCCCAAGACGAGCGCGCGCCGCTGCGATCATGCCCTGCGAGACATCAATCCCGATGCCACGAGCTATTTCAGGTGCAAGGGCGAGCAGGTGATGGCCGTTGCCGCAACCGAGGTCCAGCACCACATCAGAGGGCTGGATTCGAGCCAGGTTTCGCACGAGCGCGAGTCGGTATTCGAGCAACCGTTGCGGGTGACCGTGTTGCTCGGGAGATCCTGTTGACGCACATCGATCAAAGAAAGATCGGATGTCCGTTGTGTTGCATGAGGGAGCGGTCCTGACACCGCGAAGTCCTGACCAAGGCGCTCGCCGTTCGGTGCCAACTGTCTGTCCCCGCAGCGGGTGGCCTGCGAGATCGGCAGAACTTATCGGATTTCGCGTCTGTATCATCCGCATGACAGGCGCCCCCGAGAATCGACTCCGGCAACCAAATAATTCAATTGCTCCGCCTAAGTTCCCAGATGGCGCAATCTACAAGGTGTGGGCGCGCTGCATTTATCCCTCGTGCAGATCCTGGCGCGTCGATGCGATCGGTTTGCAAAGCCGCCATTCGGCCCGAATTCGCGGACGCTGAATGCCACGCCGCATCGTCTGGCAGGGCCGCAAGTGCTAGGCTTAAGGGCCGGAAAAGATCGTGCACGCCGCAGAATTTCTTTTGGGGTTTCGGTTCTGACGCGGTGAAACGCACACAAGGGGCCGGTAATCGGGATCAGCCACAGTTTTCCGCCTCGGCGGAACTGAAGACAATTCCTGCGGAGTGTCGATTATGAGCTGGTTTTTCATCGCCCTGTGGGCGCCATTCTTACTTGCTTGCGCCAATCACAACGACAAGTTTTTGCTGTCGAGATACCTCAAGCAGAAAAGTATCGGATCTATTGTCGTACTCTCTTCGCTGTTCAGCGGCGTGGCGATCGCGATCGTTTTGTTCATTCAGCCGGACGTGTACGACGTCAGCTTCGTTCAAGGAGCCGCGCTTGGCGCGACCGGGATGTCGAGCGTCTTCGCCGCTGTTTGCTATCTCTACGCACTCGACATCGAGGAAGCATCTTTCGTCACACCGCTTTATCAGATGGTGCCCATCTTTGCTTACGTCCTCGGTTATTTCATTCTGAGTGAAACGATCACGCTTGCTCAAGGAATTGGGTTCGTTCGTTATTATTGTCGGTGCGCTTGCATTGTCGTTTGAGTTTGGTCGGCGGGGAATGCGGTTCAAGCGAAACGTCGTGGCATTGATGCTGGGGGCTTGCTTCTTGAGTGCGGTAAATGGCGTCATTTTCAAGCTGATCGCCGTGGACAAGGGTTTTTGGGTTTCGCTTTTTTGGGGACTCGTCGGCCAAACGATGACCGGTTTGACTTTCCTGGTCTGCGTTCCAAGTTACCGCAGAGATTTCCTCGACCTCTTCAAGCAATCGAAAGTCGGCGCTGTTGGCCTCATCGCGTTGAGCAAGGAAGACCGCGGTTGCGGTCTGTTCTCCCCAGCCCGAACCATAACATTCGGCACACAGCGGGGAGGGCTCGGCTCAATTAAACTAAACGCGCTTCCTTGTGTCTGGTTCCCGACCCTAGGCGGGAGCCAAGTAGCGGTTTTCCGAGCCGAGCCAAGCCCGCCAATGCGGTGATAACGTGCTGCGGATGTTCGGTACCGAAAATCCACCGGCCCCGGGGTGACGGCGGAGGCATGCAGGCTCGCGCTCACTGCCAGAGTGCGCACGACAGGGGCCGGGTGGTTCGGGAAAACGCCCGGCATTGGCGACAGGTTGCCGACGTAGCGGTTGATGACGCGGAACAGCGCGCGGATCGCTTCTTGGTTGGTGGTGATGCTGTGGAGATTGCACATCTATCGAAAGCTGCCGCGACGGATCACCCTGCGTAGCCTCTATTACTATGCAGATCCCTTAGCCTGCGCATGTAGTAATCTGCCGCTCAACCGCTGACCTGATCTCGTCGTTGATTTTGATAACCCTCTTCTTGCTCTTGCGCCATTTCCCCCACGCTCCCGCGGCGTTCGACATCAATGCCCGCCCGGTCAGCGCTGGACGGGCAACATTGTCACAGCGGACCAGGAAGTGGACCACCGTATAGTCACGGAGCATCAACGGCACGGGCAGCGTCAATCCTTTTCCCGCCCATCTCCCTTCACGAAAAGGTCGTCCGGACGATGTGTTCGGACAGGAATTAGATCCGGAGTAGCTATCGACCAACTCGCGCTATCGTCGGCGACGGGCCCTGGTTCGTTGGCGGCGGCAGAGCGGCTAGCAGCGCCTTTTGTCTTTACGGCTTTCTTGGCTGCGGCAGAACGAGCTGAGGCGGTGCGGCGCGAGGCGGCACGACGCGTTTGCTTCGAGAGCGCGGTGCGCGACGCCGTGCTGCGCGGTTCGCGCTTAAGGACCCGTGACACGGCGCGCGAGACGCGCGGTCGGCGTCGGGGCTTTCGCTTGCCCTGGCCTGCCTCATACGCGTACTCGGCGCTTTTGCGGGTGCTCGCCTTGGCCTTGCCTTTCCGTGGCGGGCGAAGAGCAACGCCTGCGCGCCTCGCTTTGGATAGGCCAATGGCAATGGCCTGCTGCGGCGATCTCGCCCCATGTTTGCCGCGGCGAACCTTGCGGATCTCCTCATGCACAAATTCGCCCGCCTGAGTGGTGGTTGATTTGCCCGCGCGCTTGTCCTTCCGGGCCTTCTCCACGGTTCGTCGCTCTGGCATGACTATTCCTCCATAGTGCCCTCAAGCGTAACGCCGTACCTCGCAAAAGGTCCCTGAACGCTGCTTGCGGGGTGTGAACGCCGCAGCCGCGCCATGGCCTAACATGCCGCGCACGTGCTTATCGGAACAACATCGAGCAACTCTGGCCGATCTGGACAGAGTCGGCAGCGCGACCTTGCGCGCAACTATTTCTCGCCTTCGAGTCAACCCATCACGAGATGCTCAGCGAGCACCGTCCAGGACGCGCGGATCTTGTACTCTACGTTCCACTACGACTAATCGCAGACGCCAGGGCGCCGCAGCCTATATCCGCCGGAGGATCGCCTTCATCTGATCGATCTCCTGACGCTGCGACCGTTCGATCTCACCGCACAAGCGGACGATCTCAGGGTCGGTCAGTTTCGCCTGCTGACACATCAGGATTGCACCCGAGTGGTGCGGAATCATCGAGCGAAGGAATGCGCGATCGCCGATCGTCGTCTGGCTGCGGATCAGGGCAAGCTGCCGACGAAACGATGATTGCGCCCGCGAGGATCGCGGTATTTGCGCCCCTCGACGGGAACAAGTGCCGCATCGCCATGATCATCAGCACCACCATCGGTGCGACCATCACCACCGTCATGTAGAGCATATTGAGATTGTTGGAGAAGCTGTCGAGCCCATCGATCATGACGAACATCACGAGATACGTGATGACGCCGCTGATGATCGTCTGAACAATGAGGCTGGCATAGCCACCCTTGTTCGTCTTCATGTGATCCATATCGGCGCTTCTTTTTTGTTCGCTGCGCTTCCCAGCAACGCGCAAAGACTAGATCCGTCATCGAGCGGCCAACACACGCAATTGCAGCGAGCCCAACGAGGGAGCGTTAGGATCCCGCCGCTCCCTGCCGCCGCCGCGCGATCACGAACAGTGGCAGCGATGCGAACTGGACTGCGACGGCGAATATAACGAGCGCGAGCCGCGACTGCTCATACAGAAGACCGGTCGCGATGCTGCCGAGCAGCCAACCACTTCCATAACCCGCAAAGAACAGTCCGAAGGCGAGATTTCGTCGGCTCTCCGGTAGGACGCCGGCGACAACGGCTTTCAGCAGCATGTCTTGCGTGACCTGGCCGATGCCCCAAAACGCCATTCCCAAGAGCGCTAGATAGAAGCCGCCGAGGAATACAAGCGGCGAGAAGAGAGCCGTCAGGACGACCGCGATGAGCATGACCGGCAATCCGATCCTGTCGTACAGCTTGCCCAGGCCGAGACTTGCCATCACGCCACAAGCGGTGCCGAATGCCAGGAAGAGCGGCACCCAATAAACAGTAGCCAGGCCGCTGCGGGAGAGGTGGTAGGCAATGAGCTCGAAGCTCATGAGCCCGGCCGCGAAGCATGCCCCTGCCAGCATGTAGAGCCAATAGGCCGGCGTGAATCCTTTCGCTGGTGCGCTGCGATGTTCCTCAAGCCGCGAGGGGACCGGGAACTGGTGGCGCGCGAAAGTCAGAGAGGCCAGCGCGAGCAGACACGGGATAGCGAGCAGGACATAGCCCGCCCGATGCTGGCCGTGCAGGAAGAGCAGCAGCGCGATGAGGAGAGGGCCGACGGTCCGGCCTCCGGCGTCCAAGGCGTTGTGGACGCCATAGACCCAGCCTCTGCCGTGCTGGCTTGTGGCGTAGGAGAGCATCGCCTCGACGATCGGCTTGCGCATGCCCCGACCGATGCCCTGGAGGAGGACAAGCCCGGCTGCCAGAGTCCAATGTCCAGCCAGCGCGATCGCTGGGACGGCAATCAGGTTGAGTGCATAGCCGACAAAGGCGATGCGCCAATACTTTCCCGTCTTGTCGGCGAGATAGCCGGAAATGCCGCGGGTGAGATAGTTCAGGAATTCGCTCAGACCCGCGGTAACGCTGATGACGGCCGCGCCAGCTCCCAATGAGGCGAGGAACGGCCCATTCATGCTCGCGCCACCTGAGTAGGTCGTGTCGCCGAAGAAATCAACGGCGCCCATGATGAGTACGAAGGTGAAGGCGGGCGACGCGGAACCGATCGACAACAAGCCTCGAGCCATTTCACATCACCGTCGGATGAGCTCGTCCAGCGACCATCGTTCCTGAATCGGATTGGCAACAATGACGGTAGCAGCTGTTGCCACTAGCCGGACTCCCATTACTCTGACGAGAAGAACTAGCTCTTTGTTGGCAGAGATCATCTTCAAGGTCCTCTCCTTACATGTTACATCCGGCCAAATCCCGTGAGCCGTCCCGGATCCTGACGGGGCAAAAGCCCGCCGCGGCGTGAGGATTAGTCGGGGGACTTGCAGCGCTTAAACGGCTTGCCGACAGCATCGGTTCCCGATTGCGAAAATCGATCATGACTGCACGCTTCGCATGCGGCCGGCGGGATCTCGATATGACATCGAGCGAGCAACCGCCGGGCGGGTCGGACGGCCCTTCCGATGAAGGCCGCTTGCAGCGCGGCATTTCCGACGATGCGGGCGAGAGCGTCCGCGGCCCTGGTGACATGCATCCTGCGAGAGGCGCGACCATCTGGACGAAATCGGCGGAGGCGATTGGGGAGGAATTGGATCTTCGGGTGACGACGTCGCACTCATTTGATCCGCAAGCCTTTCCGACGGGTCGAATGATGACACGTGCGACGACCGTAACGAGGCCAAGATCGGGGGGCAGCGTTCTGCTGAAAAGTCGCGACCCACGTATTGCGCCTCGGATCGACTATAACTTGCTGGCCGATCCGAGTGATCGCCGCCGCATTCTCGAAGGCGTGAAACTGTCCCGGCGCATCAGGCGAACGGCGGCAATCGTATTCCATTGTGTGGAAGGATCGGT includes these proteins:
- a CDS encoding GTP cyclohydrolase II, which encodes MSAAHSSANSALLGNAECISVSRALSELQARRPIRISASGESLLALPVDGLDEQRLGDFAVLCRPNAPKLVVTQQRARSIGIKASTAMALPLSPVVGVSTIFDLAASAENEGHFAGTAETASRAATAAIRLAKLSRSLPAVLAANVMPNRNDALMDLIVTVEADAVNRFAADATNAFALVSEATIPLASGTAARFVVFRDPLGADQVAIIVGKPDFTQPVPVRLHSACLTGDVFGSQRCDCGDQLRLALARLESLGSGVILYMAQEGRGIGLANKMRAYRLQDSGLDTRDANTTLGFEDDERDYGVAALMLRTLNCTRIVLLTNNPAKLDGLTKAGIEITARVALQAPVTPHNRRYLTTKAARSGHKIINLKASVCEKS
- a CDS encoding RibD family protein, which codes for MGDLPLPGAFVEHREFRIIPLEIRWISAAEWSIVALIVHRFRILISAVLLGKLRTREFASSDAWESFVQRFRRGQQPLPQAWADLFGPLRNGGVDDLVIVGQIGQSLDGRIATATGHSKYINCPAGIEHLHRLRALVDIVVIGVGTAVADDPQLTVRQVAGPQPARAVIDPRGRLGANARLFADDGVRRLLITAEGTRCTLPPGVEVVTLPAQDGNIAPSAIVASLTRRGMRRVLIEGGADTLSRFIAARCLDRLHITVSPVMLGAGGPGIELPPLERADQAHRMPVRVHMIEDDVLFDCDLSAQRVVLGVAKKST
- a CDS encoding 6-carboxytetrahydropterin synthase, which encodes MFTIEVRDHIMIAHSFRGAVFGPAQTLHGATFVVDAAFIADTLDINGIVIDIGRAHNALKAVLVPLNYRNLDDVPEFKGSNTTTEFLSKYIFDGLAKPARAGELGRPGRELNALRITLSESHVARAQYEAPLW
- a CDS encoding zinc-binding alcohol dehydrogenase; translated protein: MKTIYSAISRGTESLVFGGRVPVSEFERMRAPFMAGSFPFPVKYGYAAVGRVESGGGALQGKNVFALFPHQTAFNIPASAAVALPEDVPPRRAVLAANMETALNGVWDATPAPADRIAVVGAGVVGSLVAYLCGRIPGTDVTLVDINPGRAKLAETLGVSFAEPGKGRGDCDLIVHASGSPDGLRTALELGGDEATVLEMSWYGDAAVTAMLGGSFHSRRLRLISSQVGRVAPSHRPRWTRVRRLASAVALLNDQRLDALLAPAIAFGDLPDQLPGILDAKTGILCQPVIYS
- a CDS encoding nucleotidyltransferase family protein; translation: MALPGCAPIGIEDQMEWSVHARDRPAPGTVRSTDVDAFKLAALTQTEQFYSIVLRDLLESDLPFMIGGGYAVNLYTHARYPTKDLDIFTTAAEFPRLLSHLQRNNRVSANESWLGKVHRGRDFVDVIFGSSNGAVPVQEEWFQYATQAQVLGHCVPVINPTELIWTKAFIQKRNRHDGVDIVHLILKQREAIDWQRLIMYMNPHWEILLCHLLTFRWIYPSERDAIPDWLLDDLLERLSRQREGPPPATKLCRGRLLSSSDYRSATEKWGFLNVEDECGNER
- a CDS encoding glycosyltransferase family 4 protein, yielding MFGLRLAQIRLTCRNHRRIRSVRTFPYNELHLVFAVPGDLATPTGGYRYDRRIIQELRRLGWHVDVANIGSSFPFPSIAQRATALAILSAVPAGCPMVLDGLAFGALPEAGALRSRTPLIALVHQPLALHSGLDRTQADVFRESERAALAAAAHVVVTSEATARIVIADYDVPAQRVSVVRPGNDPVPSAPGSNDGVVRLLSIGSVVPGKGYDLLIAALVTLADMPWRLTIAGDRTRNPAAAAKLDADIEAYGLGDKVTVLGAVPAERITELYLASDIFVLASRFEGYGMALAEAIGHGLPVVSTRAGAIPETVPAEAGLLVPPDDPIALSQALRRLIGDPHQRRRLAANARAAAAQLPTWQGSARLFASAIETIGK
- a CDS encoding methyltransferase domain-containing protein; amino-acid sequence: MRGQTVGTERRAPWSGLRGVRTAPSCNTTDIRSFFDRCASTGSPEQHGHPQRLLEYRLALVRNLARIQPSDVVLDLGCGNGHHLLALAPEIARGIGIDVSQGMIAAARARLGNSAWKANLTFEVGNAEELNAIPDQSVDLAICTGAFEHMLDKRAALASIYRVLKIGGRFFCLTPDADYVWYRTIAPMLGFGTKHLSSDRILTREEFSVLLDQAGFSRGRSVPWTFIPKGDVPALAALLLTMLDVIGRHARLDSFRGGLSLCAWKEAKPT
- a CDS encoding EamA family transporter, with the translated sequence MSWFFIALWAPFLLACANHNDKFLLSRYLKQKSIGSIVVLSSLFSGVAIAIVLFIQPDVYDVSFVQGAALGATGMSSVFAAVCYLYALDIEEASFVTPLYQMVPIFAYVLGYFILSETITLAQGIGFVRYYCRCACIVV
- a CDS encoding DUF305 domain-containing protein, translated to MIPHHSGAILMCQQAKLTDPEIVRLCGEIERSQRQEIDQMKAILRRI